A single Lancefieldella parvula DSM 20469 DNA region contains:
- a CDS encoding hydantoinase/oxoprolinase family protein, with the protein MKVRIGIDVGGTFTDAVAIDNDTYEIIGTVKTPTTHTAEAGVAAGIVQVLHDVMEQHSIKPEDVVFIAHGTTQATNALLEGDVAQVGIVTLGSGLQGAKSKSDTNVGDIELAAGKFLRTKNAFVDTSSDVEAGIKSAIEQLFSDGSTSYVAAEAFSVDDPTNENAVIAECSDRELPATATNDISKLYGLAIRTRTAVVNASIMPKMLEAANMTDKSIREAGIESPLMVMRCDGGVMTVDEVRHRPILTILSGPAAGVAGALMYEKLTDGLFFEVGGTSTDISCVKDGKVMVKYAEVGGHKTYLSSLDVRTVGIGGGSMVQISDGKAVDVGPRSAHIANLDYEVYTNAEKIVNPRLVAVRPMDGDPEYAAIECDDGLRVCLTMAGAANLAGFVPEGDYACGSVEAARAAWAPLAENMGVSVEEAAAQVLAFAAKKNGAVAEQLMKDYGMDPRTTVYVGGGGGASTVVSHLAKSMGHTFRIAKNAPVISTIGVALAMVRDMVERSVTNPSDDDIVSVRREAEARAIKMGAAPGTVEVTVEVDTQRHVVRAIAVGATELRSKDVNATRLSADELKKLVIENLGEGAENVSEVAHSSELFAYTATTTEKKLFGLLTKKRTALRLIDSEGVIRLQRPNAEVLQETISSWRKGVTALVEDLTVYNDGGANLPNVYVVVGKRIIDLSGMTSLEQILSLAAVELGGYSSDEPVIIAATLRLGD; encoded by the coding sequence GTGAAAGTTCGTATTGGAATTGACGTTGGCGGAACATTTACCGATGCTGTTGCCATCGACAATGATACGTACGAAATTATCGGCACGGTTAAAACGCCTACCACGCATACCGCTGAAGCAGGTGTTGCTGCAGGTATTGTGCAGGTGCTTCATGATGTGATGGAGCAGCATAGCATTAAACCCGAAGATGTTGTCTTCATTGCTCACGGCACCACTCAGGCCACAAATGCTTTACTTGAGGGTGATGTAGCTCAGGTTGGTATTGTGACGCTTGGTAGTGGCCTTCAGGGCGCTAAAAGTAAGAGCGATACTAATGTTGGAGATATTGAACTTGCTGCCGGTAAATTCCTGCGTACCAAAAATGCGTTTGTAGATACGTCTTCTGACGTTGAAGCCGGCATTAAGAGCGCAATTGAACAGCTTTTCTCGGATGGTTCAACTTCTTATGTTGCAGCTGAAGCATTTAGCGTAGACGATCCAACTAACGAGAATGCCGTTATTGCAGAATGCTCTGATAGAGAACTTCCTGCTACAGCCACAAATGACATCTCTAAGCTTTATGGTCTGGCTATTCGTACCCGTACAGCAGTTGTTAATGCATCCATCATGCCAAAGATGCTTGAAGCTGCAAACATGACTGACAAGAGTATTCGTGAGGCTGGTATTGAGTCGCCACTTATGGTTATGCGTTGTGATGGTGGTGTAATGACCGTTGATGAGGTTCGTCATCGTCCAATCCTTACTATTCTCTCTGGTCCCGCAGCTGGTGTAGCTGGTGCTTTGATGTACGAGAAGCTTACCGACGGACTGTTCTTTGAGGTTGGTGGCACTTCCACCGATATTTCTTGCGTTAAAGATGGCAAGGTTATGGTTAAGTATGCGGAAGTTGGTGGCCATAAGACGTATCTCTCGTCATTGGATGTTAGAACCGTTGGTATTGGAGGCGGTTCTATGGTGCAAATTTCTGATGGTAAGGCTGTTGATGTGGGACCTCGTTCTGCCCACATTGCCAACCTGGATTACGAGGTTTACACCAACGCAGAAAAGATTGTGAACCCACGTCTGGTTGCTGTTCGCCCTATGGATGGAGATCCTGAATACGCAGCTATTGAGTGTGATGACGGTCTTCGTGTTTGCTTGACTATGGCCGGCGCAGCAAATCTTGCGGGCTTTGTTCCTGAGGGCGATTATGCTTGCGGTTCTGTTGAAGCTGCTCGTGCGGCATGGGCTCCTCTTGCAGAGAATATGGGTGTGAGTGTTGAAGAGGCAGCAGCTCAGGTTCTTGCATTTGCCGCAAAGAAGAACGGTGCTGTAGCTGAACAACTTATGAAAGACTATGGCATGGACCCTCGTACAACCGTTTACGTTGGCGGTGGCGGTGGCGCTTCCACTGTTGTGTCACACTTGGCAAAGAGCATGGGCCATACCTTCCGTATTGCTAAGAACGCTCCTGTTATCTCAACTATTGGCGTTGCTCTTGCAATGGTCCGTGACATGGTTGAGCGTAGCGTTACCAACCCATCTGACGATGATATCGTTAGCGTCAGGCGTGAGGCAGAAGCTCGCGCTATCAAGATGGGCGCTGCTCCTGGAACCGTTGAGGTTACTGTTGAGGTGGATACACAGCGTCACGTTGTCCGTGCAATTGCTGTTGGTGCTACTGAACTGCGTAGTAAAGATGTTAATGCCACACGTCTGAGTGCAGATGAGCTTAAGAAACTTGTGATAGAGAATCTTGGCGAGGGTGCAGAAAACGTTTCTGAGGTTGCTCATTCTTCCGAGCTCTTTGCCTATACCGCAACCACTACAGAAAAGAAGCTCTTTGGTCTTCTCACCAAGAAACGCACTGCTCTTCGTCTTATTGATTCCGAGGGCGTTATTAGACTTCAGCGTCCTAATGCTGAGGTGCTTCAAGAAACTATTAGTTCATGGCGTAAGGGCGTAACAGCGCTGGTAGAGGACTTAACTGTATACAACGATGGCGGCGCTAATCTGCCAAACGTCTATGTTGTGGTGGGTAAGCGTATCATCGACCTTTCTGGAATGACTTCGCTTGAGCAGATCTTGAGCCTTGCAGCGGTAGAGCTGGGCGGTTATTCATCTGACGAGCCTGTTATTATTGCTGCCACACTTCGTTTGGGCGATTAG